Proteins encoded together in one Mycobacterium simiae window:
- a CDS encoding alpha/beta fold hydrolase, giving the protein MPTSTERLVETNGVRLRVVDAGERGAPVVVLAHGFPELSYSWRHQIPVLAQAGYHVLAPDQRGYGGSSRPEAIDAYNIRELTGDIVGLLDDVGAERAVWVGHDWGAPVAWTAPLLHPDRVAAVVGLSVPPTPRSKAPPTQLWRGRFGENFFYILYFQEPGVADRELNAEPARFIRRIMGGSAAPGDHEAAVRMLAPGPEGFIERLPDAEVLPDWISQHELDHYIAEFSRTGFTGGLNWYRNFDRNWEITAELAGAKIAVPCLFIGGTTDPVLAFTPADRAGELICGPYRQVMIEGAGHWLQQERPDEVNSTLLEFLNGLELR; this is encoded by the coding sequence GTGCCCACATCTACCGAACGGTTAGTAGAGACCAATGGGGTCCGGCTTCGGGTCGTCGACGCCGGCGAGCGCGGAGCGCCAGTGGTCGTCTTGGCGCACGGATTCCCCGAGTTGTCCTACTCCTGGCGCCACCAAATTCCGGTCCTTGCGCAGGCCGGCTATCACGTGCTGGCACCCGATCAGCGGGGGTACGGCGGATCGTCGCGCCCGGAGGCGATCGACGCCTACAACATCCGGGAGCTGACCGGCGACATCGTCGGCTTGCTCGACGATGTCGGCGCCGAGCGGGCGGTCTGGGTCGGCCACGACTGGGGCGCCCCGGTCGCCTGGACCGCGCCGCTGCTACATCCCGATCGAGTCGCCGCGGTGGTCGGATTGAGTGTCCCGCCCACACCTCGCTCGAAGGCGCCGCCGACGCAGCTGTGGCGCGGCAGGTTCGGCGAGAACTTCTTTTACATCCTTTACTTCCAAGAGCCCGGCGTTGCCGACCGTGAGCTCAACGCCGAACCCGCCCGCTTCATTCGCCGCATTATGGGCGGTTCGGCCGCACCCGGCGACCACGAGGCCGCGGTGCGGATGCTGGCACCGGGGCCCGAGGGCTTCATCGAGCGGCTGCCCGACGCCGAGGTGCTGCCGGACTGGATCAGCCAGCACGAGCTCGACCACTACATCGCGGAGTTCTCCCGCACCGGGTTCACCGGCGGCCTGAACTGGTACCGCAATTTCGACCGCAACTGGGAGATCACTGCCGAGCTGGCCGGCGCGAAGATCGCGGTTCCGTGCCTATTCATCGGCGGCACAACCGATCCCGTGCTGGCCTTCACCCCGGCCGACCGCGCCGGCGAGCTCATCTGCGGTCCGTACCGTCAGGTGATGATCGAAGGCGCGGGACACTGGCTGCAACAAGAACGACCCGACGAGGTCAACTCGACACTGCTGGAATTTCTCAACGGATTGGAGCTGCGGTGA
- a CDS encoding VOC family protein, with protein MDFYTQVVGLEPVRFDEFEAGEAPFPSVRVCEESIIDLVPLAGIDAVETLTKVPGSAGHAVNHVCLALSKSEYDALDRRLRDAGVDTGARLTRSYGARGWAPHGFYFSDPDGNVIEARHYD; from the coding sequence ATGGACTTCTACACACAGGTGGTCGGCCTCGAGCCGGTGCGCTTCGACGAATTCGAAGCCGGCGAGGCACCGTTTCCGAGCGTGCGGGTGTGCGAAGAATCGATCATCGACCTGGTGCCGTTGGCCGGTATCGACGCCGTGGAGACACTGACGAAAGTCCCGGGGAGTGCCGGGCATGCGGTCAATCATGTGTGCCTGGCGCTGTCGAAGAGCGAATACGACGCGTTGGACCGGCGGCTGCGGGACGCGGGTGTCGACACCGGCGCCCGCCTGACCCGCAGCTACGGTGCTCGGGGGTGGGCGCCGCACGGGTTCTACTTTTCCGACCCCGATGGCAATGTGATCGAAGCCCGCCATTACGACTAA
- the ftsH gene encoding ATP-dependent zinc metalloprotease FtsH, whose product MNRKNVIRTVTAIAVVLLLGWSFFYFSDDTRGYKPVDTSVAMSQINGDNVKSAQIDDREQQLRLTLKKGNNDTDNSDKVITKYPSGYAVDLFNALNAKNAKVSTVVNEGSILGELLVYVLPLLLLVGLFVMFSRMQGGARMGFGFGKSRAKQLSKDMPKTTFADVAGVDEAVEELYEIKDFLQNPARYQALGAKIPKGVLLYGPPGTGKTLLARAVAGEAGVPFFTISGSDFVEMFVGVGASRVRDLFEQAKQNSPCIIFVDEIDAVGRQRGAGLGGGHDEREQTLNQLLVEMDGFGDRAGVILIAATNRPDILDPALLRPGRFDRQIPVSNPDLAGRRAVLAVHSKGKPIAPDADLDGLAKRTVGMTGADLANVINEAALLTARENGTVITGPALEEAVDRVIGGPRRKGRIISEQEKKITAYHEGGHTLAAWAMPDIDPVYKVTILARGRTGGHAVAVPEEDKGLRTRSEMVAQLVFAMGGRAAEELVFREPTTGAVSDIEQATKTARAMVTEFGMSSKLGAVKYGSEHGDPFLGRTMGTQADYSHEVARDIDDEIRKLIEAAHTEAWEILTEYRDVLDTLAGELLEKETLHRPELEKIFADVEKRPRLAVFDDFGGRIPSDKPPIKTPGELAIERGEPWPQPVPEPAFKAAIAAASQAAEAARAEADRKAHGPNGSRGPQRPVDPQRPTQPDYGAPAGWYAPGWPPPQQPHQPPGHWYPPAPQPHWPQPAPSHPGQQSRGQVQGQPAYPPYPPYPPPGQPSPDPGRPPDQPDDDVSRSNPPARG is encoded by the coding sequence ATGAACCGGAAAAACGTGATTCGCACAGTCACGGCGATCGCTGTAGTACTGCTGCTCGGCTGGTCGTTCTTCTATTTCAGCGACGACACCCGCGGGTATAAACCCGTCGACACCTCGGTCGCGATGTCCCAGATCAACGGCGACAACGTCAAGAGTGCGCAGATCGACGACCGGGAACAGCAGCTGCGGCTGACCCTGAAAAAGGGCAACAACGACACCGACAACTCCGACAAGGTCATCACCAAGTACCCCAGCGGCTACGCCGTCGATCTTTTCAACGCGCTCAACGCGAAGAACGCCAAGGTCAGCACCGTCGTGAACGAGGGCAGCATCCTGGGTGAGCTGCTGGTGTACGTGCTGCCGCTGCTGTTGTTGGTGGGGCTGTTCGTGATGTTCTCCCGCATGCAGGGCGGCGCCCGGATGGGCTTCGGGTTCGGCAAGTCGCGTGCCAAACAGCTGTCCAAGGACATGCCGAAGACCACGTTCGCCGACGTCGCCGGGGTCGACGAGGCGGTCGAGGAGCTCTACGAGATCAAAGACTTCCTGCAGAACCCGGCGCGCTACCAGGCGCTGGGCGCCAAGATCCCCAAGGGTGTGCTGCTCTACGGCCCGCCCGGCACCGGCAAGACCTTGCTGGCCCGCGCCGTGGCCGGGGAGGCCGGGGTACCGTTCTTCACGATCTCCGGCTCCGACTTCGTCGAGATGTTCGTCGGCGTCGGCGCCTCCCGCGTACGCGACCTTTTCGAGCAGGCAAAACAAAACAGTCCGTGCATCATTTTCGTCGACGAAATCGACGCGGTCGGTCGTCAGCGCGGCGCCGGGCTGGGCGGCGGTCACGACGAGCGTGAGCAGACGCTCAACCAGTTGCTCGTCGAGATGGACGGCTTCGGCGACCGTGCCGGCGTCATCCTGATCGCCGCGACCAACCGGCCCGACATCCTGGACCCAGCGCTGCTGCGGCCCGGTCGCTTCGACCGTCAGATCCCGGTGTCCAACCCCGACCTGGCGGGCCGTCGCGCCGTGCTGGCCGTGCACTCGAAGGGCAAGCCGATCGCCCCCGACGCCGACCTCGACGGGCTGGCCAAGCGGACCGTCGGCATGACCGGCGCCGATCTGGCCAACGTGATCAACGAGGCGGCGCTGCTGACCGCTCGTGAGAACGGCACCGTGATCACCGGGCCCGCCCTGGAGGAGGCGGTGGACCGGGTGATCGGCGGTCCACGCCGCAAGGGCCGGATCATCAGCGAGCAGGAGAAGAAGATCACCGCCTACCACGAGGGCGGGCACACCCTGGCGGCGTGGGCGATGCCCGACATCGACCCGGTGTACAAGGTGACGATCCTGGCGCGCGGCCGCACCGGCGGGCACGCCGTCGCGGTGCCCGAAGAGGACAAGGGCCTGCGCACCCGCTCGGAGATGGTTGCGCAGCTGGTGTTCGCGATGGGCGGACGCGCGGCCGAGGAGCTGGTGTTCCGCGAGCCGACCACCGGCGCGGTATCCGACATCGAGCAGGCCACCAAGACCGCGCGTGCGATGGTCACCGAATTCGGCATGAGTTCCAAGCTCGGTGCGGTCAAATACGGCTCCGAGCACGGCGACCCCTTCCTGGGCCGCACCATGGGTACGCAGGCGGACTACTCGCACGAGGTGGCTCGCGACATCGACGACGAGATCCGCAAACTCATCGAGGCGGCCCACACCGAGGCCTGGGAGATCCTTACCGAATACCGCGACGTACTCGACACGCTGGCCGGCGAGCTGCTGGAAAAGGAGACCCTGCACCGCCCCGAACTGGAGAAGATCTTCGCCGACGTCGAAAAGCGGCCTCGGCTCGCCGTGTTCGACGATTTCGGTGGCCGGATCCCGTCGGATAAGCCGCCGATCAAGACGCCCGGCGAGCTGGCCATCGAGCGCGGCGAGCCGTGGCCCCAACCGGTCCCCGAACCGGCATTCAAGGCGGCGATCGCGGCAGCCAGCCAGGCGGCCGAGGCCGCACGGGCGGAGGCCGACAGAAAAGCTCATGGCCCCAACGGTTCTCGCGGCCCCCAGCGGCCGGTGGACCCGCAGCGGCCCACCCAGCCGGACTACGGCGCTCCGGCCGGCTGGTATGCGCCCGGTTGGCCACCACCGCAGCAGCCCCACCAGCCGCCGGGCCACTGGTATCCACCCGCGCCGCAACCCCATTGGCCGCAACCGGCACCGAGCCATCCGGGCCAGCAGAGCCGGGGTCAGGTCCAGGGTCAGCCCGCCTATCCGCCCTACCCGCCCTACCCCCCACCCGGGCAGCCCAGCCCGGATCCGGGAAGGCCGCCCGATCAGCCGGATGACGACGTAAGCCGGTCCAACCCGCCGGCCCGCGGCTGA
- the folE gene encoding GTP cyclohydrolase I FolE — protein MVMPDTRTAPHRVRAFDQPRAEAAVRELLYAIGEDPDRDGLRETPARVARAYREMFSGLYTEPDAVLNTMFDEDHDELVIVKEIPLYSTCEHHLVSFHGVAHVGYIPGPDGRVTGLSKIARLVDLYAKRPQVQERLTSQIADALVSRLAPRGVIVVVEAEHLCMAMRGVRKPGATTTTSAVRGQFKTDAASRAEALDLILRR, from the coding sequence ATGGTGATGCCGGATACCCGCACCGCGCCGCACCGCGTACGGGCGTTCGACCAGCCGCGCGCGGAAGCAGCGGTCCGCGAGTTGTTGTACGCCATCGGCGAAGATCCGGATCGGGATGGGTTGCGGGAGACCCCGGCCCGGGTGGCGCGCGCGTATCGGGAGATGTTTTCCGGCCTCTACACCGAGCCTGACGCGGTGCTCAACACCATGTTCGACGAAGACCACGACGAGCTGGTGATTGTCAAAGAGATTCCGCTGTACTCGACGTGTGAGCATCACCTGGTGTCGTTTCACGGGGTGGCCCATGTGGGCTACATCCCCGGCCCGGACGGCCGGGTGACCGGTCTGTCGAAAATCGCTCGGCTGGTTGACCTTTACGCCAAACGGCCGCAGGTGCAGGAGCGGCTCACCAGCCAGATCGCCGACGCCCTGGTGAGTCGGCTCGCCCCCCGCGGGGTGATCGTCGTGGTCGAGGCGGAGCATCTGTGCATGGCGATGCGCGGTGTCCGCAAGCCCGGCGCCACTACCACCACCTCGGCGGTGCGCGGGCAGTTCAAGACCGATGCCGCCTCTCGAGCCGAAGCACTCGACCTCATCCTGCGTAGGTGA
- the folP gene encoding dihydropteroate synthase, translated as MSPLPVQVVGVVNVTDDSFSDGGRYLCAASAIAHGLALSADGAGIIDVGGESTRPGATRIDPRIESARIVPVVKELVAQGLTVSIDTMHAEVARVALENGAQIVNDVSGGRADAAMAPLVAEAGVPWVLMHWRSVSSDQPHRAPQYRDVVADVRAELLAAVDDAVAAGVDPDNLIIDPGLGFAKTGQHNWALLHGLPELVATGIPVLVGASRKRFLGTLLAGPDGSPRPPDGRETATAVISALAALHGVWGVRVHDVRASVDALKVVGAWTQTERDESDG; from the coding sequence GTGAGTCCGCTGCCCGTGCAGGTGGTCGGGGTGGTGAACGTCACTGATGACTCATTCTCCGACGGCGGGCGTTACCTGTGTGCGGCCAGCGCCATCGCGCACGGCCTGGCACTGTCGGCCGACGGCGCGGGCATCATCGACGTCGGCGGGGAGTCGACCCGACCCGGTGCCACTCGAATCGACCCCAGGATCGAGAGCGCGCGCATTGTGCCGGTCGTCAAAGAGCTTGTGGCGCAAGGCCTTACCGTGAGCATCGACACCATGCACGCCGAAGTCGCGCGGGTGGCGCTGGAAAACGGAGCCCAAATCGTCAACGATGTGTCCGGCGGGCGTGCCGATGCCGCGATGGCGCCGCTGGTGGCCGAGGCCGGTGTGCCCTGGGTGCTGATGCACTGGCGATCGGTATCGTCCGACCAACCGCACCGGGCCCCCCAGTACCGTGACGTGGTGGCCGATGTGCGTGCCGAACTGCTGGCCGCTGTCGACGACGCCGTGGCCGCCGGGGTTGATCCGGACAACCTGATCATCGATCCGGGCCTGGGATTCGCTAAGACAGGACAACATAATTGGGCGTTGCTGCACGGCTTGCCCGAACTGGTGGCCACCGGGATCCCGGTCCTGGTGGGCGCGTCGCGCAAACGTTTTCTCGGTACGCTCTTGGCCGGACCGGATGGGTCCCCAAGACCACCCGACGGGCGCGAAACGGCGACGGCGGTGATATCCGCACTGGCCGCACTGCACGGCGTCTGGGGAGTGCGAGTGCACGATGTGCGGGCCTCGGTCGACGCTCTCAAAGTTGTCGGGGCCTGGACCCAAACCGAGCGGGATGAAAGCGATGGCTGA
- the folB gene encoding dihydroneopterin aldolase, which translates to MADRIELRGLTIHGHHGVFEAERTDGQEFVVDIVVWIDLADAAASDDLADTHDYAALAQRAAEIVAGPPRNLIETVGAEIAEHVMADNRVHAVEVTVHKPQAPIPQRFADVAVVIRRSRRGGRGSVVPAGGV; encoded by the coding sequence ATGGCTGACCGAATCGAGTTGCGCGGCTTAACAATTCACGGACACCACGGTGTCTTTGAGGCCGAGCGGACCGACGGCCAGGAATTCGTCGTCGACATCGTGGTGTGGATCGATCTGGCCGACGCCGCCGCCAGCGACGACCTGGCCGACACCCACGACTACGCGGCCCTGGCCCAGCGTGCCGCCGAGATCGTCGCCGGACCGCCCCGGAACCTGATCGAGACGGTGGGCGCCGAGATCGCCGAGCACGTGATGGCCGACAACCGGGTGCACGCCGTCGAGGTCACGGTGCACAAGCCGCAGGCGCCGATCCCGCAACGGTTCGCCGATGTCGCGGTGGTAATCCGGCGGTCGCGGCGGGGCGGTCGTGGTTCGGTGGTCCCCGCCGGCGGGGTGTGA
- the folK gene encoding 2-amino-4-hydroxy-6-hydroxymethyldihydropteridine diphosphokinase: MTRVVLSIGSNLGDRLARLQSVVDGLGAALLQISPVYETAPWGRVDQGPFLNAVLIADDPTLDGQGWLRRAQGFERAAGRIRGERWGPRTLDVDLITCYSAEGEVFSRDNNLTLPHPLAHLRAFVMVPWLAIDPDARLTVAGGPRPVAELLAELEPADQQAVQLTGWTLHRYTDSPGDPESTS; encoded by the coding sequence ATGACCAGGGTCGTACTGTCCATCGGCTCCAACCTGGGCGACCGGCTGGCGCGGCTGCAGTCGGTCGTGGACGGGCTCGGTGCCGCGCTGCTGCAGATCTCCCCGGTATACGAGACGGCGCCGTGGGGGCGCGTGGATCAGGGGCCGTTCCTCAACGCGGTGCTGATCGCCGACGACCCCACCCTCGACGGGCAGGGTTGGCTACGCCGAGCCCAGGGATTCGAACGGGCCGCGGGCCGCATCCGCGGTGAGCGCTGGGGGCCGCGCACCCTGGACGTGGATTTGATCACCTGTTACTCCGCCGAGGGCGAGGTGTTCAGCCGGGACAACAACCTGACGCTGCCGCACCCGCTGGCCCACCTGCGTGCCTTCGTGATGGTGCCCTGGCTGGCCATCGACCCGGATGCGCGACTGACCGTGGCCGGCGGGCCGCGCCCGGTCGCCGAGCTGCTGGCCGAACTCGAGCCCGCCGATCAGCAGGCCGTCCAGTTGACCGGCTGGACCCTGCACCGTTACACCGACTCCCCAGGCGACCCGGAGTCGACGAGCTGA
- a CDS encoding DUF3180 domain-containing protein has protein sequence MGPTRKRDLTVAVVGAAVLSYLLIQVLFRWFPPVTVWTGLSLLGVAIGEALWARYVRTKISDGEIGAGPGWLHPLAVARSVTVAKASAWVGALVLGWWVGVLAFFLPRRSWLRVAAEDTTGTVVAAISALALLVAALWLQHCCKSPPDSTERGEGAES, from the coding sequence ATGGGGCCGACCAGGAAGCGGGACCTGACCGTCGCGGTGGTCGGCGCCGCGGTACTGAGTTATCTGCTGATCCAGGTGCTGTTCCGCTGGTTTCCGCCCGTCACGGTGTGGACGGGCCTGTCCCTGCTCGGGGTCGCGATCGGCGAAGCACTGTGGGCGCGCTACGTCCGGACCAAGATCAGTGACGGGGAAATCGGGGCCGGGCCCGGCTGGCTGCACCCGCTCGCGGTGGCCCGCAGTGTGACGGTCGCCAAAGCCTCGGCCTGGGTCGGCGCCCTGGTGCTGGGTTGGTGGGTCGGCGTGCTGGCGTTCTTCCTGCCGCGCCGATCCTGGTTGCGGGTCGCCGCCGAGGACACCACAGGGACTGTGGTCGCCGCGATCAGCGCGCTGGCATTGTTGGTTGCCGCGCTGTGGTTGCAGCATTGCTGTAAGTCCCCGCCGGATTCGACCGAGCGGGGCGAGGGAGCGGAAAGCTAG
- a CDS encoding DUF6779 domain-containing protein, which produces MTVLSRGARGRRGGRRPGWVLLTALLVLAMGASSALVFTNRVELLKLAVILALWAAVAGAFVSVLYRRQSDADQSRVRDLKLVYDLQLDREISARREYELTVESQLRRELASEIRAQAADDLAALRAEVAALRTSLEILFDTDLEQRPALENVDTETPPARAYSDWDRNGEGAGVDWVTSDRVTSVRQGRPADTAEPRTDESAIIDVPEVGEFPVGAASAGPPPGFQERDRPPYQGSQDARYAAEPQVQYPEPPPFVPPPMAAPAEAERFGPPQWQPPPRPERVRTDWQPVNADGLWLPPGAPGSNWAGGESPDEADATSGGRRRRSRHANAEESLAGGVTGPRTDSEPPTPPAESGRRARSRHSAEYRDYSVRNFLGTDQATDPADAPPPPPPGAPAPATAPPPYPRPAPQEEAPPPPPRLAPPPTPRHHGAEDDQGSSDTGPQTGGQSVADLLARLQVQPSGGGRRRRRED; this is translated from the coding sequence ATGACCGTTCTGTCCCGCGGCGCCCGGGGTCGGCGCGGCGGCCGCAGGCCGGGGTGGGTGCTCTTGACGGCGTTGCTGGTCCTCGCAATGGGGGCCAGTTCCGCGCTGGTTTTCACCAATCGTGTGGAACTCCTCAAGCTCGCTGTGATCCTGGCGCTGTGGGCCGCAGTCGCCGGCGCCTTCGTGTCGGTGCTGTACCGCCGGCAAAGCGATGCCGATCAGTCGCGCGTGCGTGACCTCAAGCTGGTCTACGACCTGCAGTTGGACCGGGAGATCTCGGCGCGGCGAGAATACGAGCTGACCGTCGAATCCCAATTGCGCCGCGAGCTAGCCTCCGAGATCCGCGCCCAGGCCGCCGACGACCTGGCGGCCCTGCGCGCCGAAGTTGCGGCGCTGCGGACCAGCCTGGAGATTTTGTTCGATACCGACCTCGAGCAGCGGCCCGCGCTGGAGAACGTCGACACCGAGACGCCGCCCGCCCGGGCGTACAGCGACTGGGACCGCAACGGTGAAGGCGCTGGGGTCGATTGGGTCACCAGTGACCGGGTCACCTCGGTCCGCCAGGGTCGCCCGGCGGACACCGCGGAGCCGCGCACCGACGAGTCCGCGATCATCGACGTCCCCGAGGTGGGGGAATTTCCCGTGGGCGCGGCGAGCGCCGGACCGCCGCCAGGGTTCCAGGAGCGAGATCGGCCGCCCTACCAGGGCTCGCAGGACGCTCGCTACGCGGCCGAACCGCAGGTCCAGTACCCCGAGCCGCCGCCGTTCGTCCCCCCGCCGATGGCCGCACCCGCCGAAGCCGAGCGATTCGGCCCGCCACAATGGCAGCCGCCGCCGCGGCCCGAACGGGTGCGCACGGACTGGCAGCCCGTCAACGCCGACGGCCTCTGGTTGCCCCCCGGCGCACCAGGCAGTAACTGGGCGGGCGGCGAGTCCCCGGACGAAGCGGATGCCACAAGCGGCGGCCGGCGTCGGCGCTCCCGCCACGCCAACGCGGAGGAATCGCTGGCGGGTGGTGTCACGGGGCCGCGGACCGACTCCGAGCCGCCGACACCGCCCGCCGAATCCGGTCGTCGGGCCCGTTCGCGCCACTCCGCGGAATACCGCGACTACAGTGTCCGCAACTTCCTGGGCACGGATCAGGCCACGGACCCTGCCGATGCCCCGCCGCCACCTCCTCCTGGTGCGCCCGCCCCCGCGACCGCTCCGCCGCCATACCCTCGGCCGGCGCCCCAGGAGGAGGCACCACCGCCCCCACCGCGCCTGGCGCCGCCGCCCACTCCCCGCCACCACGGCGCCGAGGACGACCAGGGCAGCTCCGACACCGGCCCACAAACCGGTGGCCAATCCGTTGCCGACCTGCTGGCGCGCCTGCAGGTGCAGCCGTCCGGGGGCGGTCGGCGTCGGCGCCGGGAAGACTGA
- a CDS encoding Rossmann-like and DUF2520 domain-containing protein, whose translation MGQFDGLRPARLKVGIISAGRVGTALGVVLERAEHVVVACSAISHASRQRAARRLPDTPVASPPDVAGAAELLLLAVPDSELAGLVTGLAATSAVRPGTIVVHTSGANGVGILSPLTDHGCIPLAIHPAMTFTGSDEDINRLPDTCFGITAADDIGYAIGQSLVLEMGGEPFRVREEARTLYHAALAHASNHLVTVLADAVEALRAAVRGTELLGQQLVDDQPGGVAERIVGPLARAALENTLQRGQSALTGPVARGDAAAVAGHLRALMQVDPELAHAYRVNALRTAQRAHAPQEVVEVLAR comes from the coding sequence ATGGGGCAGTTCGACGGTTTGCGCCCGGCCCGGCTCAAGGTCGGCATCATCTCGGCGGGCCGCGTGGGCACCGCCTTGGGGGTGGTGCTGGAGCGCGCCGAACATGTCGTGGTGGCGTGCAGCGCCATCTCTCATGCGTCGCGCCAGCGGGCGGCCCGCCGGCTGCCCGACACCCCGGTGGCATCGCCGCCGGACGTGGCCGGCGCTGCCGAACTGTTGTTGCTCGCGGTGCCTGACAGCGAGCTGGCGGGTTTGGTGACCGGCTTGGCGGCGACCTCCGCGGTCCGGCCAGGGACGATCGTGGTGCACACCTCGGGCGCCAACGGCGTCGGCATTCTCAGCCCGCTGACCGACCATGGCTGCATACCGCTGGCCATCCACCCGGCGATGACGTTCACCGGCTCCGACGAGGACATCAACCGGCTGCCGGACACCTGCTTCGGCATCACCGCGGCCGACGACATCGGCTACGCGATCGGGCAGTCGCTGGTGCTGGAGATGGGCGGCGAACCGTTCCGGGTCCGCGAGGAGGCCCGCACCCTCTACCACGCGGCTTTGGCCCATGCGAGCAACCACCTGGTGACCGTGCTCGCCGATGCGGTCGAGGCGCTGCGCGCGGCGGTCCGTGGCACCGAACTGCTGGGCCAGCAACTGGTCGACGACCAGCCGGGTGGTGTGGCCGAACGCATTGTCGGTCCGCTCGCCCGGGCGGCGCTGGAAAACACGTTGCAGCGCGGCCAGTCCGCGCTCACCGGCCCGGTTGCTCGCGGTGACGCGGCCGCGGTCGCCGGCCACCTACGGGCGCTGATGCAGGTCGACCCCGAGCTGGCGCACGCCTACCGGGTGAACGCGCTGCGGACCGCGCAGCGTGCGCACGCGCCGCAGGAAGTGGTCGAGGTGCTGGCCCGATGA
- the panC gene encoding pantoate--beta-alanine ligase encodes MTARPPAFQPGHLNVYSVPREVSGVSRALRHTGRRVMLVPTMGALHDGHLALVRAAKRVPGSVVAVSIFVNPLQFGAGEDLDAYPRTLDDDLALLRGEGVEIVFAPTAAAMYPDGLRSTVQPGPLAHELEGGARPTHFAGVLTVVCKLLQIVRPDRIFFGEKDYQQLVLIRQMTADLNIDVQVVGVPTVRESDGLAMSSRNRYLDATQRELATTLSAALLAGAHAAGAGPQAALEAAHAVLNAVPAVAVDYLELRDADLGPAQVGRPGRLLVAARLGSTRLLDNIAIDIEATPAPFGLDTHETPWRN; translated from the coding sequence ATGACGGCCCGGCCGCCGGCGTTTCAGCCGGGCCATCTCAACGTGTACTCGGTGCCGCGCGAGGTGTCCGGCGTGAGCCGCGCGCTGCGGCACACCGGGCGCCGGGTGATGCTGGTGCCGACGATGGGGGCGCTGCACGACGGGCATCTGGCGCTGGTGCGTGCCGCCAAGCGGGTGCCCGGGTCGGTGGTCGCGGTGTCGATCTTCGTCAACCCCTTGCAATTCGGTGCCGGGGAAGACCTCGACGCCTACCCGCGCACGCTCGACGATGACCTGGCGCTGCTGCGCGGCGAGGGCGTCGAGATCGTGTTCGCCCCGACCGCCGCGGCGATGTACCCCGACGGCCTGCGCTCCACGGTGCAGCCCGGTCCGCTGGCCCACGAACTCGAAGGCGGTGCCCGGCCAACGCATTTCGCCGGCGTGCTCACTGTCGTGTGCAAGCTGCTGCAGATCGTGCGCCCGGACCGAATTTTCTTCGGCGAGAAGGATTATCAACAACTGGTGCTGATCCGGCAGATGACCGCCGACCTGAACATCGATGTGCAGGTGGTCGGCGTGCCGACCGTCCGCGAATCCGACGGACTGGCCATGTCGTCGCGTAATCGCTACCTGGATGCCACCCAGCGCGAGTTGGCGACGACGCTGTCGGCGGCCCTGCTGGCCGGTGCGCATGCGGCCGGGGCCGGTCCACAGGCGGCGCTGGAGGCGGCGCATGCCGTACTCAACGCGGTACCCGCCGTCGCCGTCGACTACCTGGAGCTGCGCGACGCGGACCTCGGGCCGGCGCAGGTCGGCCGGCCCGGCCGGCTGCTCGTCGCCGCGCGGCTGGGCAGCACCCGACTGTTGGACAACATTGCCATCGACATCGAGGCCACGCCGGCACCTTTCGGGCTGGACACCCATGAAACCCCTTGGAGGAACTGA
- the panD gene encoding aspartate 1-decarboxylase: MLRTMLKSKIHRATVTQADLHYVGSVTIDADLMDAADLLEGEQVTIVDIDNGARLVTYAITGERGTGIIGINGAAAHLVHPGDLVILIAYGTMEDAEARDYRPRIVFVDADNKQIDLGSDPAFVPDGLDELLDPRIGVR, translated from the coding sequence ATGTTACGGACGATGCTCAAGTCGAAGATTCACCGCGCCACGGTTACCCAGGCCGATCTGCACTACGTCGGCTCGGTGACCATCGACGCCGACCTGATGGATGCGGCCGACCTGCTAGAGGGTGAGCAGGTGACCATCGTCGACATCGACAACGGCGCCCGGCTGGTCACTTACGCGATCACCGGTGAGCGCGGCACCGGCATCATCGGGATCAACGGCGCCGCTGCACATCTCGTACACCCGGGCGACCTGGTGATCCTGATCGCCTACGGCACGATGGAGGACGCCGAGGCGCGGGACTACCGGCCGCGCATCGTCTTCGTCGACGCCGACAACAAGCAGATCGACCTGGGCAGCGATCCGGCCTTCGTCCCCGACGGTCTCGACGAACTTCTCGACCCACGCATCGGTGTGCGATAG